The following coding sequences are from one Saprospiraceae bacterium window:
- a CDS encoding acyl-CoA dehydrogenase family protein, with product MASLLKGGEFLIKDTDIESNFIPEDLSEDQLMIRDSVREFIETEVWKYGNELDHQVELLNKAGELGLLGAHIPEEYGGAPLDTHSNTLISEELGRGNGSFSTSLAAHTGIGMLPLFYFGTEELKKKFLPGLAAGTLKAAYCLTEPGSGSDALAAKTRADLSQDGNYYILNGQKMWISNAGFADVFTVFAQIDGNKFTGFLVEKGTAGLSLGTEEHKMGIKGSSTRQVFFENVQVPVGNVLGEVGKGHLIAFNVLNVGRYKLGVMSMGGCKMCLTLGVRYANERVQFQQAISGFGAIQYKLAEMAIRTYALESTVYRVSDLMDDHKTVLLNSGSSYGAAMLEASEEYAVECAIIKIYGSEVLDYVVDELVQIYGGNGFSEEFPISRIYRDARINRIYEGTNEINRMLIINMILRRTLKGKLDLVGPAWDVQKELTSLPDMSQPEGRYGKEIRSAKDFKKMTLMVAGAAVKYQMDGKHELKDQQELLMNVADMMIDLYNAESVLLRLQKLSSRKTEEEMSIYEAIMKVFFWDAQSRLVKNAQDALASFATGDELKIMLMGVKRFARYEPVNVKELRRSIAGKMIAANEYCF from the coding sequence ATGGCATCATTATTAAAGGGTGGGGAGTTCCTGATTAAGGACACCGATATTGAGTCTAATTTTATTCCTGAGGATCTTTCAGAAGATCAACTTATGATCAGAGATTCCGTTAGAGAGTTTATAGAAACCGAAGTTTGGAAGTATGGTAACGAACTTGATCATCAGGTAGAACTCCTGAATAAAGCTGGAGAATTGGGACTACTGGGCGCACACATACCTGAAGAGTATGGTGGGGCACCCTTGGATACCCATAGTAATACGCTTATTTCTGAGGAGTTGGGTAGGGGGAATGGATCATTCAGCACCTCCTTAGCTGCACATACCGGAATAGGGATGTTGCCTTTATTTTATTTTGGTACGGAAGAACTAAAGAAGAAATTTTTGCCAGGCCTGGCTGCCGGGACTTTGAAAGCTGCATATTGTTTGACTGAACCGGGATCCGGTAGTGATGCCTTAGCTGCCAAAACTCGCGCTGATCTTAGTCAAGACGGTAATTATTATATTCTGAATGGACAGAAAATGTGGATCAGCAATGCCGGTTTCGCAGATGTATTTACAGTTTTTGCCCAAATTGATGGGAACAAGTTTACCGGATTTTTAGTAGAGAAAGGCACAGCGGGGTTAAGCTTAGGAACGGAAGAACATAAAATGGGCATCAAAGGATCTTCTACCAGGCAGGTGTTTTTTGAGAATGTGCAAGTACCGGTGGGCAACGTGCTAGGTGAGGTCGGAAAAGGGCATTTAATTGCATTTAATGTTTTGAATGTAGGAAGATATAAACTCGGTGTCATGTCGATGGGAGGATGTAAAATGTGCTTGACCCTGGGTGTAAGATATGCCAATGAACGTGTTCAATTCCAACAAGCCATATCTGGTTTTGGTGCGATACAATACAAATTAGCCGAAATGGCGATCCGAACGTATGCCCTGGAGAGCACGGTATACCGAGTTTCCGATCTTATGGATGATCACAAGACAGTTCTATTGAATTCAGGTAGCAGTTACGGTGCAGCCATGTTGGAAGCATCAGAAGAGTATGCTGTCGAATGTGCCATAATTAAGATTTATGGGTCTGAGGTACTGGATTACGTTGTGGATGAATTGGTGCAGATTTACGGAGGCAATGGTTTTAGTGAGGAATTTCCCATTTCCAGAATTTATCGGGATGCCAGAATCAATAGAATTTACGAGGGTACCAATGAAATCAATCGGATGCTGATTATTAACATGATTTTGCGAAGAACTTTAAAAGGGAAACTAGATCTGGTTGGGCCTGCGTGGGATGTTCAGAAGGAATTGACGAGCCTGCCGGATATGAGTCAACCGGAGGGTCGCTATGGCAAGGAAATTCGATCAGCAAAGGATTTTAAAAAGATGACTCTTATGGTAGCCGGGGCTGCTGTGAAATACCAGATGGATGGAAAACATGAACTTAAAGATCAACAAGAATTGCTGATGAATGTCGCAGATATGATGATTGACCTTTACAATGCAGAGTCTGTGTTATTGAGACTTCAAAAGCTTTCTTCAAGGAAAACAGAGGAAGAAATGTCCATTTATGAAGCAATCATGAAGGTTTTCTTTTGGGATGCTCAGAGCAGATTGGTCAAAAACGCTCAAGATGCACTAGCTTCTTTTGCTACAGGTGATGAACTTAAAATAATGCTCATGGGTGTGAAACGATTTGCGAGGTATGAGCCGGTCAATGTGAAAGAATTAAGAAGGTCTATTGCAGGTAAAATGATTGCTGCGAATGAATATTGTTTTTAG